The Thermosipho japonicus region AACTATGCAATCTTTTTGATGGATTTATTCAGATCATACTCTCAATGAAAGAGGAAAAGGAAACCGAAAGTTCTTGAAGCCTTTTTTCAGCATATTCCCTATTATCTGAGTGAACCATAACATAAGCTTTTAGTTTTGGTTCAGTTCCAGATGGTCTAACAAAAATAGATGCATCTTCAAATTCTAACTTTATAGTTTCATTAGGTTCAATATCTTTGTATCCCTTTGAATAATCTACTATATTAGCATCAAATGGGATATTCCCTGCTTTAATTTTTTCATAAAGTTTTTTTGCAATTGAAAGCTCTTTAAATTTAAAATTCAACAATCTTTCAAAATAATAGCCATATTTTTCATACAAATGATTCAATCTTTCAATTAAATCATAGTGTTTTGCAACAGATGCAATTAAAGCAGAACCTATTACTGCATCTTTGTCTCTTGCTATATCACCTGTAAGATAACCACAACTTTCCTCAAAACCAAATAAAAATTTATAACTACTTTTTTCTGCAAGATCTCCAATAAATTTAAACCCTGTTGGAGTCTCAAATAGCTTCACTCCTTTTTCATCACACATTGGCTTTACCATATTAGTAGTAACAATAGTTTTTACAATCATCGATGATTCATCTGCATCTTTTAATAAGTAATCTGCTATTAAAATTCCTACTTGATTTCCCGTAAGTCTTTTACCTTTCCAAACAACACCTACTCTATCACAATCAGGATCAGTGGCTATTGCTAAATCTGAACCGTACTGTTTTTGATACTTATATAACAACACCAACGCTTCATCATCCTCAGGGTTTGGTGTAGTAACCGTTGGAAAATTACCATCTGGAACCATTTGTTCCTCTACCTTAATGACTTCTGCTCCTAACTTTTCTAAAACTTTAACTACAGGGAATGCACCTGTACCATGAAGAGGAGTATAAACTACCTTAAGACCACTCAAATCTGTAGAAATTAATTCTACTACTTTATTAATATAAACATTTAAAATATCATCTCCAACAAACTCATAATTTTCTGATAAATTTATTGGTAAATTCCAAGCGTTTTCTACATACCTTGATAATACATTAGTTATACTTGGTACTGCCTGAACTCCGTTTGAAGTATAAACTTTGTAACCATTATATTCTGGTGGATTATGACTCGCTGTAATTACAACTCCCATGTCATATTTTAGATATCTAACTGCAAACGATAAAACAGGTGTTGGTACAGGTCTATCAAAAATTTTAACTTCGTGATTATCCGCAGAAAAAACTTGAGCTGCTAATTTTGCAAATTTTCTTGAATTATTTCTCGTATCATATGCTATTATAATTTTGTTAAGATTATTATCTTTCATGTAATTTGAAACGCCCTTACTTGCCACCATAACAGTTTTCTCATCAAATTCTCCCTCTCTCATAACTCCACGTATTCCACCAGTACCAAACAATATCACCATCTTCTCCTCCTTTCGTTATTCTATTTATTTATTATACATTATACATGACTACTTTCAAATAACAACTTTCCATACGTACGGTATCAACATCAAATTTGTTACATTAAAGTTACCCTTTTTTCACACAAAAAATAGCAAAATGGTTATATAATATGTTCTGTATCATAGACATTTTTTGTTCAGTATTATAGACATCACATGGGGTGGGATATTGAAATTAGGTAAGAAAATAAAGACTTTACGCATTGCAAGGGGGTACACGCAAGAAGAGCTAGCAGACAGATGTGATCTTTCAAGAAGTTTTATTTCTCAACTTGAAAATGATCAGGTATCGCCTTCAATAGACACTTTAGAAAGGATTTTAAGAGTTTTAGGTAGCGATTTAAAAACTTTCTTTTCTACAGATAAAAGACAAGAAAAAATAGTATTTAAAGCAAGTGAAAGAGTTCCAATGTACCTGGATGAATACGGAATAAAAGGATATATACTCATGGATAATATCGAAGATAAATCGATTGACCCGAAACTTATTGAATTAGCACCAGGTGCTGAGACAGAAGAAGAAGATCCACATGAAGGTGATGAGTTTGGATACGTAATAAGTGGGAAGTTGGAATTAATTTTAGATGGTAAGGTGTATAAAGTAAATCAAGGCGACTGTTTTTACTACTGTTCAGATAGAAAACATAAAATAAGAAACCCATATGAAAAGAGTGTAAAATTTCTTTGGATAGATATTGAATAAAAATCTTTAAAAGGGGAGGGATTGTTATGAAAAGCTTAGGAAGACATATCATAGCAGAATTTTATGACTGTGACAAGGAAATTCTTGACAATGTTGAAAAAATTGAGCAATCAATGAAAAACGCAGCGTATGAAACTGGCGCTACGCTAGTTAACTCCTCATTCCATAGATTCCTCCCTTACGGAGTAAGTGGAGTAGTAGTTATATCAGAATCTCATTTAACAATTCATACATGGCCTGAATACGGTTACGCCGCTGTAGATTTGTTTACATGTGGAGACGATGTAGATCCATGGAAGGCTTTTACATATCTAAAAGAAGTTTTGAAATCTCAGAGAGTACATGTTGTAGAACATTTAAGGGGAAAATACGACGAAATTGGAATTCCAGAAAATTCCCCACATAAAATGGAGGTGTAAGTATGTCCGAAGAAAAAATAATCGATGGAATGCAATATGG contains the following coding sequences:
- the speD gene encoding adenosylmethionine decarboxylase — encoded protein: MKSLGRHIIAEFYDCDKEILDNVEKIEQSMKNAAYETGATLVNSSFHRFLPYGVSGVVVISESHLTIHTWPEYGYAAVDLFTCGDDVDPWKAFTYLKEVLKSQRVHVVEHLRGKYDEIGIPENSPHKMEV
- a CDS encoding phospho-sugar mutase translates to MILFGTGGIRGVMREGEFDEKTVMVASKGVSNYMKDNNLNKIIIAYDTRNNSRKFAKLAAQVFSADNHEVKIFDRPVPTPVLSFAVRYLKYDMGVVITASHNPPEYNGYKVYTSNGVQAVPSITNVLSRYVENAWNLPINLSENYEFVGDDILNVYINKVVELISTDLSGLKVVYTPLHGTGAFPVVKVLEKLGAEVIKVEEQMVPDGNFPTVTTPNPEDDEALVLLYKYQKQYGSDLAIATDPDCDRVGVVWKGKRLTGNQVGILIADYLLKDADESSMIVKTIVTTNMVKPMCDEKGVKLFETPTGFKFIGDLAEKSSYKFLFGFEESCGYLTGDIARDKDAVIGSALIASVAKHYDLIERLNHLYEKYGYYFERLLNFKFKELSIAKKLYEKIKAGNIPFDANIVDYSKGYKDIEPNETIKLEFEDASIFVRPSGTEPKLKAYVMVHSDNREYAEKRLQELSVSFSSFIESMI
- a CDS encoding cupin domain-containing protein, with amino-acid sequence MKLGKKIKTLRIARGYTQEELADRCDLSRSFISQLENDQVSPSIDTLERILRVLGSDLKTFFSTDKRQEKIVFKASERVPMYLDEYGIKGYILMDNIEDKSIDPKLIELAPGAETEEEDPHEGDEFGYVISGKLELILDGKVYKVNQGDCFYYCSDRKHKIRNPYEKSVKFLWIDIE